A single Cupriavidus sp. D39 DNA region contains:
- a CDS encoding Bug family tripartite tricarboxylate transporter substrate binding protein, translating into MFRRLLPSIFVLAVMAVAAAPAVAAYPNKPIRLIVPSAPGGAPDALMRALGPQLAQQLGVPIVIDNKPGGSYVIGTMDLVKSAPDGYTLAYGNIVSLATNKSLLPSVPYDVEKDLTLIANTLRLSNMMIVNNSVPVRTVPELIAYAKKNPGKLAFGSDGNGTTAHLGVELFKAMTGVNMLHVPYRAATSAITDLIGGGIQLMMINTPVSAPMAQTGKVRALGISSAQRSAAYPDVPTIAESGVPGFEVSAWGGIIGPAHMPKDIVTRLNREIRIALESPAVRERFKLLGAEIAPSTPEEFLDLSRRETLKWAKIVKFSGAKID; encoded by the coding sequence ATGTTTAGACGCCTGTTGCCCTCCATTTTCGTCCTTGCCGTAATGGCCGTCGCCGCGGCGCCAGCCGTCGCGGCCTATCCCAACAAGCCGATCCGCCTGATCGTGCCGTCGGCTCCCGGCGGTGCTCCGGACGCGTTGATGCGGGCCCTCGGTCCACAGCTGGCACAGCAATTGGGCGTGCCCATCGTGATCGACAACAAGCCCGGTGGCTCCTACGTGATCGGCACCATGGACCTGGTGAAGTCCGCACCCGACGGCTACACGCTGGCCTACGGCAATATCGTCTCGCTAGCGACCAACAAGTCGCTGCTGCCCTCGGTACCATATGACGTCGAGAAGGACCTGACACTGATCGCGAACACGCTGCGCCTGTCCAACATGATGATCGTCAACAACAGCGTGCCCGTCAGGACCGTTCCCGAACTGATCGCCTATGCGAAAAAGAACCCGGGCAAGCTGGCCTTCGGATCGGATGGCAACGGCACCACGGCGCACCTGGGCGTCGAACTCTTCAAGGCGATGACCGGCGTCAACATGCTGCATGTGCCCTACCGCGCGGCGACCTCGGCCATCACGGACCTGATCGGCGGTGGCATCCAGCTCATGATGATCAACACGCCGGTTTCCGCGCCGATGGCCCAGACGGGCAAGGTGCGGGCGCTTGGCATCTCATCGGCGCAGCGCTCGGCTGCGTATCCGGACGTTCCCACGATTGCCGAATCCGGCGTGCCCGGATTCGAGGTGTCGGCGTGGGGCGGAATCATCGGCCCAGCCCACATGCCCAAAGATATCGTCACCCGCCTCAACCGCGAGATCCGCATCGCGCTGGAGAGCCCCGCCGTGCGAGAGCGATTCAAGTTGCTGGGGGCGGAAATCGCGCCTAGCACGCCCGAGGAGTTCCTGGATCTCTCCCGCCGCGAGACGCTCAAGTGGGCCAAGATCGTGAAGTTCTCCGGCGCCAAGATCGATTGA
- a CDS encoding SCO family protein — protein MFAAAPPQSQSADGQRAGYFPNAIFHTHDGRKVRFYDDLIKGKLVVINMLLTECGEGLCPTMTANLVRVQEALGKRVGRDIFMYSITLRPEFDTPLVLRAYARQFGVKPGWTFLRGEPQDTEIIRRKLGFYDLDPKVDADVGQHTGLLRIGDEPHDHWCMMPALSSPRQIVSTILSV, from the coding sequence GTGTTTGCCGCCGCCCCGCCTCAGTCTCAAAGCGCTGACGGCCAGCGCGCAGGTTATTTTCCCAACGCGATCTTCCACACGCACGACGGCCGCAAGGTGCGGTTTTACGATGATCTGATCAAGGGCAAGCTGGTCGTGATCAACATGCTGCTGACTGAATGCGGCGAAGGACTTTGTCCCACTATGACGGCCAACCTGGTGCGCGTGCAAGAGGCCTTGGGCAAGCGCGTTGGTCGCGACATCTTCATGTATTCGATCACGCTGCGGCCGGAGTTTGACACGCCGCTGGTATTGAGGGCGTATGCCAGGCAGTTTGGTGTCAAGCCGGGCTGGACCTTCTTGCGGGGCGAGCCGCAAGACACTGAAATCATCCGGCGCAAGCTGGGATTCTACGACCTGGACCCAAAGGTGGATGCCGATGTGGGGCAACACACCGGCTTGTTGCGCATCGGCGACGAGCCGCATGATCACTGGTGCATGATGCCCGCGCTCAGCTCACCGCGCCAGATCGTGAGTACCATTTTGAGTGTGTAA
- a CDS encoding multicopper oxidase family protein, whose amino-acid sequence MSKVPGGLPPDIGRRRLVKLGVATTGAGLLCAQPGSSVAKDGGSSDLPRSPPTPPFVVPLPVSPPKSVAALDPAPSINSGVGEVGRVAHQRWDEFLPKKFYALHVQEALHSFHPELPTQAIWGYDGKLPGPTFVARYGEPALVRIYNDLPLNHVGFGMPEISTHLHNGHTASESDGFPGDWYSVAKVDPRGFLTHPGRYKDHHYPNIYAGGDPREALGTLWYHDHRIEFTAQNVYKGLAGFYLLFDDIDSGNEHDSNPNALRLPSGVGVYDIPLVFQDKQFDSGGFLFFDQFNSDGILGDKFCVNGKVQPFFTVERRKYRFRLLDGGPSRFYEFYLSYNGADQAFTYIANDGDLLPAPLSTNKVRLGVAERADIVIDFSQYPLGSQLFLVNRLEQVNGRGPTGKILSPGTQILRFDVEREPASPDTSVVPQKLRDLPPVNLAEVVKTRTVRFDRSNGQWTINGEIFDPERPSASPKQGTAEIWVIQTNGDWSHPVHLHFEEGRILSRNGKPPPPHERGRKDMFVAGPGEELRVFMRFRDFLGKFPAHCHNLIHEDHAMMLRFDVVP is encoded by the coding sequence ATGTCCAAGGTCCCTGGCGGATTGCCCCCGGACATTGGTCGTCGCCGACTGGTGAAATTGGGCGTTGCCACAACAGGCGCGGGACTGCTCTGCGCGCAACCAGGTTCATCAGTTGCAAAAGACGGCGGATCGTCCGATCTCCCGCGCAGCCCGCCGACGCCCCCTTTTGTCGTCCCGCTGCCGGTGTCTCCTCCCAAGTCGGTGGCGGCGCTTGATCCCGCTCCAAGCATTAATTCCGGTGTGGGCGAGGTCGGACGCGTAGCGCATCAGCGATGGGACGAGTTCTTGCCAAAGAAATTCTACGCCTTACATGTGCAAGAAGCGTTGCATTCGTTTCACCCGGAGTTGCCGACGCAAGCGATCTGGGGCTATGACGGCAAGCTCCCTGGCCCCACGTTCGTGGCACGCTATGGCGAGCCGGCGCTGGTGCGCATCTACAACGACTTGCCGCTGAACCATGTCGGCTTCGGCATGCCGGAAATCTCCACCCATCTCCATAATGGGCATACCGCGTCCGAAAGCGATGGTTTCCCCGGCGACTGGTACAGTGTCGCAAAGGTTGACCCCAGAGGATTCCTGACGCATCCAGGCCGCTACAAAGACCACCATTACCCGAATATATACGCAGGCGGTGATCCGCGCGAAGCCTTGGGCACGCTGTGGTATCACGATCACCGGATCGAATTCACCGCGCAAAATGTGTACAAAGGTTTGGCCGGCTTTTATCTGCTGTTCGATGACATCGATTCCGGCAATGAACATGACTCCAACCCGAACGCGCTACGCTTGCCTAGCGGTGTGGGCGTGTATGACATCCCGCTGGTGTTCCAGGACAAGCAATTCGACTCCGGTGGCTTCTTGTTTTTTGACCAATTCAATAGCGATGGTATCCTTGGGGACAAATTTTGCGTCAACGGCAAAGTGCAGCCATTCTTCACGGTGGAACGCCGCAAGTATCGCTTCCGCCTGCTTGATGGCGGGCCGTCGCGCTTTTATGAATTCTATTTAAGCTACAACGGCGCCGACCAGGCATTCACGTATATTGCGAACGACGGCGATTTGCTGCCGGCGCCGTTGAGCACGAACAAAGTCAGACTGGGCGTGGCCGAGCGCGCCGACATCGTGATCGATTTTTCCCAGTATCCGCTGGGCAGTCAATTGTTCCTGGTCAACCGCCTGGAGCAAGTCAACGGCAGGGGGCCGACCGGCAAGATCCTGTCACCGGGCACGCAAATCCTGCGATTCGATGTCGAGCGCGAGCCGGCGAGCCCGGACACTAGCGTTGTGCCGCAAAAGCTGCGCGATTTGCCGCCTGTCAATCTTGCCGAGGTGGTCAAGACCAGAACGGTCAGATTCGACCGATCCAACGGCCAATGGACCATTAACGGTGAAATCTTCGACCCCGAGCGGCCGAGTGCGTCTCCCAAACAGGGCACCGCTGAGATCTGGGTGATCCAAACCAATGGGGATTGGTCGCATCCAGTCCATCTTCATTTTGAGGAAGGGCGGATCCTGTCGCGCAACGGCAAGCCGCCGCCGCCACACGAGCGCGGGCGCAAGGACATGTTCGTGGCGGGCCCCGGCGAAGAGCTTCGCGTGTTTATGCGGTTTAGAGACTTTCTCGGCAAATTCCCGGCGCACTGCCATAACTTGATCCACGAAGACCACGCGATGATGTTGCGCTTTGACGTTGTTCCCTAA
- a CDS encoding DEAD/DEAH box helicase encodes MQIKGKTTDGRGFFSADDIFAFEWNVAVGDHLLTRAEFERLVKDATGVVRFKGTYVYLDPNEVERLRAQMANPSTPAGAELLHVALAGEFTGTTVGLDGKARKIIQDLLQAGTVPLPRGIDATLRPYQQRGYAWLYRNARVGLGSVIADDMGLGKTLQVIATLQKLKEDGALDDAKALVIMPTSLLTNWQKEIGRFAPSLSVGIFHGSKRELGAVRPDVLLTTYGIARTAATALRALAWRVVVVDEAQNIKNPAAAQTKAVKAVPAASLIAMSGTPVENRLSEYWSILDFANRGYLGSLSQFVRDYATPIQIQRDQHVVQRFKRVTAPFLLRRLKSDKSIISDLPDKIEQDQFCTLTKVQTALYQSVVQEGLRTIAGESDTFKRQGLVLQMMLALKQICNHPALYLKQGQVDAAASGKADRFLELIDDIHASHEKVLVFTQFRKMGDLLCRWLQQRYGRDPLFLHGGVPRARRDAMVERFQSDRTERVFILSLKAGGTGLNLTAASNVIHYDLWWNPAVEAQATDRAYRIGQQRNVQVHRFITRATFEERINDMLRAKRELADLVVGTGEQWIGNLSGEDLKALFSLSER; translated from the coding sequence ATGCAGATCAAGGGCAAGACCACTGACGGCAGGGGCTTCTTTAGCGCCGACGATATATTTGCGTTTGAGTGGAACGTGGCCGTCGGTGACCATCTGCTGACACGCGCCGAATTCGAACGATTAGTCAAGGATGCCACGGGCGTCGTTCGATTCAAGGGGACCTATGTCTATTTGGATCCGAACGAGGTCGAGCGCCTGCGCGCGCAGATGGCCAATCCATCGACGCCCGCCGGCGCTGAGTTGCTGCATGTCGCGCTGGCGGGGGAGTTCACCGGGACGACTGTCGGCCTGGATGGCAAGGCCAGGAAAATCATCCAAGACTTGCTGCAAGCGGGCACGGTGCCTTTGCCGCGTGGTATCGACGCCACCTTGCGCCCATACCAGCAGCGGGGCTATGCCTGGCTTTATCGGAATGCGCGAGTTGGCCTTGGCAGCGTGATTGCGGACGACATGGGTCTGGGCAAGACACTACAGGTCATTGCGACCCTGCAAAAGCTCAAGGAGGATGGCGCACTCGACGACGCCAAGGCCCTGGTCATCATGCCGACCAGTTTGCTGACCAATTGGCAGAAAGAAATTGGCCGTTTCGCGCCCAGCCTGAGCGTCGGCATCTTCCATGGCAGCAAGCGTGAACTCGGCGCAGTCCGGCCCGACGTCCTGCTGACGACCTACGGCATCGCCCGAACGGCCGCGACAGCCTTGCGTGCCTTAGCGTGGCGCGTTGTGGTGGTGGATGAGGCTCAGAATATCAAGAACCCAGCGGCCGCCCAGACCAAGGCCGTGAAAGCGGTCCCCGCCGCCAGCCTGATTGCCATGAGCGGCACGCCGGTGGAGAACCGCCTGTCCGAGTACTGGAGCATCCTGGATTTCGCTAACCGGGGTTATCTGGGAAGCCTGAGTCAATTCGTGCGGGACTATGCGACGCCTATTCAAATCCAGCGCGATCAGCATGTCGTGCAGCGCTTCAAGCGGGTGACGGCTCCCTTCCTGTTGCGACGCCTGAAATCTGACAAGTCCATCATCAGCGACTTGCCAGACAAGATCGAGCAGGATCAATTCTGCACGCTGACCAAGGTGCAGACGGCTCTGTATCAATCGGTGGTACAGGAAGGGTTGCGAACCATCGCGGGGGAATCCGACACGTTCAAGCGCCAAGGCTTGGTGCTGCAGATGATGCTGGCATTGAAGCAGATCTGCAATCATCCCGCGCTATATCTGAAACAGGGGCAGGTCGATGCAGCGGCGTCTGGCAAGGCTGATCGATTTCTTGAACTCATTGACGATATCCACGCGAGTCATGAAAAAGTGCTGGTATTCACCCAGTTCCGCAAGATGGGCGACTTGCTATGCCGTTGGTTACAACAGCGATACGGTCGAGATCCGCTATTTCTCCATGGCGGTGTCCCGCGGGCCAGGCGGGATGCGATGGTCGAGCGATTCCAGAGCGACCGAACTGAACGGGTGTTCATCCTGTCGCTCAAGGCCGGCGGGACCGGACTGAACCTGACGGCGGCCTCCAATGTCATCCATTACGACCTGTGGTGGAATCCTGCCGTCGAAGCCCAGGCCACGGATCGAGCCTATCGCATTGGCCAGCAGCGCAACGTTCAGGTCCACCGCTTCATCACGCGCGCGACGTTTGAAGAACGTATCAACGACATGCTTCGTGCGAAGCGGGAACTGGCCGACTTGGTGGTTGGTACTGGCGAACAGTGGATCGGCAATCTCAGCGGGGAGGACCTCAAGGCACTGTTTAGCCTGTCGGAACGTTGA
- a CDS encoding SWIM zinc finger family protein — protein sequence MTRQAFGKTWWGEQWLNALTHIDYDNRLPRGRTYANKGAVKDLVVRDGTIHALVQGSRPRPYQVTIAVPPLSRKDSTRLLDDIATDPALIAKMLNRELDPTVLDRARKLGISVFPGHWKDLDMQCSCPDWAVPCKHLAAAIYLLSREIDGNPFLVFALRGVDLAQALKSRDIHLEPGAGAVLPALAELLPTAADMPADAGDLAALDQLDLSAIPDVIAPLLHVLPAHPTFFTNGDFRQTLQRVLVRVGRAARQAMDIGAVNAGGSRLPRMTCR from the coding sequence GTGACACGACAAGCTTTTGGTAAAACGTGGTGGGGTGAGCAGTGGCTCAATGCCCTGACCCACATCGACTATGACAACCGCCTGCCGCGCGGACGAACCTACGCGAACAAAGGGGCAGTCAAGGATCTTGTCGTCAGGGATGGAACCATTCACGCCCTGGTGCAAGGCTCCCGGCCACGCCCCTACCAGGTGACGATCGCCGTGCCGCCACTCTCAAGGAAGGATTCGACACGGCTTCTGGATGACATCGCGACCGATCCTGCCTTGATCGCCAAGATGCTCAATCGGGAACTGGATCCGACAGTTCTGGATCGGGCTCGCAAACTTGGCATTTCCGTTTTTCCCGGGCATTGGAAGGACCTGGATATGCAATGTTCCTGCCCGGATTGGGCCGTGCCTTGCAAACACCTGGCTGCAGCCATTTACCTGTTGAGCCGGGAGATCGATGGCAATCCGTTCCTGGTGTTTGCATTGCGGGGCGTCGACCTGGCGCAAGCCTTAAAATCACGCGACATCCATCTTGAACCGGGAGCCGGGGCTGTCCTGCCCGCATTGGCCGAACTGCTGCCGACAGCAGCGGACATGCCGGCTGATGCAGGAGATCTTGCTGCGCTTGATCAGCTCGATCTGTCCGCGATTCCGGACGTGATCGCTCCGCTCCTGCACGTGCTGCCTGCACACCCCACATTTTTCACTAACGGAGATTTTCGCCAAACGTTGCAGCGTGTCCTGGTACGGGTGGGCAGGGCGGCGCGACAGGCCATGGATATCGGCGCCGTCAACGCTGGGGGATCACGCTTGCCGCGGATGACCTGCCGATGA
- the bcsQ gene encoding cellulose biosynthesis protein BcsQ, with amino-acid sequence MKILAIVSTVGGAGRTTLTAELASLLVARGNPVLAIECDPRNVLGMYFGMEAPPKAGLSSPILATASEAWADAGFVSDDGVLFVPWGSGGVDGEALARMDRDPNWLRKRLALVALPAHGVALVDTATWPSVQASQAIAAADLVLVLTPPAPAVCATLEGFRQAMVASGTPCAYVANLVNPARQLHADIMALLRTTLGPAMLPYPVHQDEGVPEAFTRNEAFHLTSPHSQAAHDLHGLASWVSGWINGGAQGAPA; translated from the coding sequence GTGAAGATCCTCGCCATCGTCTCGACGGTTGGCGGCGCGGGCCGGACCACGCTAACCGCCGAGCTCGCGTCACTGCTGGTCGCGCGTGGCAATCCGGTACTTGCCATCGAGTGCGACCCGCGCAATGTGCTCGGTATGTACTTCGGCATGGAAGCGCCCCCAAAGGCAGGCTTGTCATCGCCCATCCTGGCGACGGCATCCGAGGCCTGGGCCGACGCTGGCTTTGTCAGCGACGACGGGGTCCTGTTCGTCCCGTGGGGCAGCGGCGGCGTCGACGGCGAAGCACTGGCACGCATGGATCGCGACCCCAACTGGCTTCGCAAGAGGCTGGCCCTTGTCGCTCTGCCTGCTCACGGTGTCGCGCTCGTCGACACGGCGACGTGGCCCTCCGTGCAGGCCAGCCAGGCCATCGCGGCGGCGGATCTGGTGCTTGTGCTCACGCCGCCCGCGCCCGCGGTGTGCGCCACACTGGAGGGCTTTCGCCAAGCAATGGTGGCCAGCGGAACGCCCTGCGCCTATGTGGCCAACCTGGTAAATCCGGCACGTCAGTTGCATGCGGACATCATGGCGCTGCTGCGCACCACATTGGGGCCGGCCATGCTCCCGTATCCCGTGCACCAGGACGAGGGTGTGCCGGAGGCGTTTACGCGCAACGAAGCCTTCCATTTGACTTCGCCGCATTCGCAGGCTGCGCATGACCTGCACGGCCTGGCGTCATGGGTCTCAGGATGGATCAACGGCGGCGCACAGGGAGCGCCAGCGTGA
- the bcsA gene encoding UDP-forming cellulose synthase catalytic subunit, with protein MLRRGGVAIGRVLARELGIAGPGEPGGNQQWLLRLFFQPPRPGRPDLPALWIHALSRRVAERLGLGRNSLPRAWLLRLVLRAPKPRRRIAATTRQRNPLRPEVKSSPVRRTEIRWLASGYQWVAQRRDCIAARLPRIGWVVGGQHLERLAVALAKIPFALPALLLLAAIANIVICTTPLPLTGQFILFLLVWAGVMLLRRIPGRLPTLVMISLALLMAGRYIWWRSTQTLDLHTATEAVIGYLLFAAEAYTWLVMFLGYIQTAWPLNRKPRALPADPALWPTVDIYIPSYNEPLSVVRPTVFAARSIDWPAHELNVYILDDGRRDEFQAFAREAGVGYITRDNNRHAKAGNINQAIPKTQGEYIAIFDCDHIPTRSFLQMTMGEFVADPKCAMVQTPHHFFSPDPFERNFDTFRRVPNEGSLFYGLIQDGNDLWNSTFFCGSCAVIKRAPLLEVGGIAVETVTEDAHTALKLHRLGYNTAYLRTVQAAGLATESLSGHIGQRIRWARGMAQIFRIDNPLLGKGLSVFQRICYSNAMLHFFYGIPRLIFLTMPIAYLYFELHVINTSAVQIAAYVLPYICIANISNSRIQGRFRHSFWAEVYESVLAWYIVLPTTVAFINPKLGKFNVTAKGGQIEEEFLDWTISKPYLVLLGINVLGLALGLGRLLLWRTEEPATVVMNMAWALVNLIMLGAAVGVAKEARQVRVSHRIPMRVPATLLLPDGKTLACHTENYSMGGLGLVLPVEARLEGGMRVGVCLSRGSQQYHFPATVTRYHDYRLGVKLDELTTEMEIQLIQCTFGRADAWLEWHEGQQTDVPLRGLKDVVGMGYQGLLRLYDAFMDAVDAFFARPRPRQP; from the coding sequence ATGCTCCGGCGAGGGGGTGTCGCCATAGGGCGCGTTCTGGCGCGCGAACTGGGCATTGCCGGGCCGGGCGAGCCAGGAGGCAACCAGCAATGGCTGCTTCGCTTGTTCTTCCAGCCACCGCGACCAGGCCGCCCGGACCTGCCTGCATTGTGGATCCATGCACTGAGCCGACGTGTGGCGGAACGTCTGGGGCTCGGCAGGAATTCGCTTCCGCGCGCATGGCTGCTGCGCTTGGTCTTGCGTGCGCCGAAGCCTCGGCGCCGCATCGCCGCAACAACGCGGCAGCGCAATCCGCTGCGGCCAGAGGTCAAGTCTTCTCCGGTGCGGCGCACGGAAATCCGCTGGCTGGCATCGGGCTACCAGTGGGTGGCGCAAAGGCGTGATTGCATCGCGGCGCGCCTGCCGCGCATTGGCTGGGTCGTCGGTGGGCAACATCTCGAACGGCTTGCCGTGGCGCTAGCCAAGATCCCGTTCGCTCTGCCGGCGCTGCTGCTGCTCGCCGCCATCGCCAACATCGTCATTTGCACCACGCCGCTGCCGCTGACCGGGCAGTTCATTTTGTTCCTTCTGGTATGGGCAGGCGTGATGCTGTTGCGCCGCATCCCCGGCAGGCTGCCAACGCTAGTCATGATCTCGCTGGCGCTACTGATGGCGGGGCGGTACATCTGGTGGCGCTCGACCCAGACCCTTGACCTTCATACCGCGACCGAAGCGGTGATCGGCTACCTGCTCTTTGCCGCGGAAGCTTACACCTGGCTGGTGATGTTCCTCGGCTATATCCAGACGGCATGGCCGCTGAACCGCAAGCCGCGCGCGCTGCCGGCCGACCCCGCGCTGTGGCCGACGGTCGATATCTACATCCCCAGCTACAACGAGCCGCTCTCCGTGGTGCGCCCGACCGTGTTCGCCGCGCGCAGCATCGACTGGCCCGCTCACGAGCTCAATGTGTACATCCTCGACGACGGTCGGCGCGACGAGTTTCAGGCCTTCGCCAGGGAAGCCGGCGTCGGCTACATCACACGAGACAACAACCGCCACGCAAAGGCTGGCAACATCAACCAGGCGATACCGAAAACGCAGGGCGAATATATCGCCATCTTCGACTGCGATCACATCCCGACGCGCTCATTCCTGCAGATGACAATGGGCGAGTTCGTCGCGGACCCCAAATGCGCGATGGTGCAAACGCCGCACCATTTCTTTTCTCCAGACCCGTTCGAACGCAACTTCGACACCTTCCGTCGTGTCCCCAATGAAGGCAGCCTGTTCTATGGCCTCATTCAAGATGGCAATGACCTCTGGAACTCGACCTTCTTCTGCGGTTCCTGCGCCGTCATCAAGCGCGCGCCATTACTGGAAGTCGGTGGCATCGCGGTAGAAACCGTTACCGAGGACGCGCACACTGCCCTCAAGCTGCACCGGCTCGGCTACAACACGGCATATCTGCGCACGGTGCAGGCTGCTGGTCTCGCAACCGAAAGCTTGTCCGGCCACATCGGCCAGCGCATCCGCTGGGCGCGTGGCATGGCGCAGATCTTCCGGATCGACAACCCATTGCTCGGCAAGGGGCTGAGCGTGTTCCAGAGGATCTGCTACAGCAACGCCATGCTGCATTTCTTCTATGGCATTCCACGGCTGATCTTCCTGACCATGCCGATCGCGTACCTCTATTTCGAGTTGCATGTGATCAACACGTCCGCCGTGCAGATTGCGGCCTATGTGCTGCCGTATATCTGCATCGCAAATATCTCCAACTCGCGGATACAAGGGAGGTTCCGGCATTCGTTCTGGGCCGAGGTTTATGAATCGGTACTGGCCTGGTACATCGTGCTGCCGACCACAGTGGCCTTCATCAACCCCAAGCTGGGCAAGTTCAACGTGACCGCCAAGGGCGGGCAGATCGAGGAGGAGTTTCTCGACTGGACAATTTCGAAGCCGTATCTTGTTCTGCTGGGAATCAACGTGCTGGGCCTTGCCCTCGGGCTCGGCCGCTTGCTGCTCTGGCGCACGGAGGAACCCGCGACGGTGGTGATGAATATGGCATGGGCGCTGGTGAACCTGATCATGCTGGGGGCCGCAGTCGGCGTGGCGAAGGAGGCAAGGCAGGTGCGCGTGTCGCACCGCATCCCGATGCGCGTTCCGGCCACGCTGCTGCTCCCGGATGGCAAGACGCTCGCTTGCCATACCGAGAACTACTCGATGGGCGGGCTCGGACTGGTGCTGCCGGTCGAAGCTCGCCTCGAGGGCGGTATGCGCGTCGGCGTCTGCCTGTCGCGCGGCAGCCAGCAATACCACTTCCCCGCTACCGTGACCCGCTACCACGACTACCGCCTGGGCGTGAAGCTCGACGAACTGACGACCGAAATGGAGATCCAGCTTATCCAATGCACATTCGGGCGGGCCGACGCCTGGCTCGAGTGGCACGAGGGCCAGCAGACCGACGTGCCGCTGCGTGGCCTGAAGGACGTGGTCGGGATGGGCTATCAGGGTCTCCTGCGGCTCTACGACGCTTTCATGGATGCGGTTGACGCATTCTTTGCGCGGCCGCGGCCGCGCCAGCCCTGA
- the bcsG gene encoding cellulose biosynthesis protein BcsG produces the protein MGLWNLYFAAKLYLYATGQVAPKWLFNILFASVLLFPLRRRWLRLLRQCLALPAGAALLYWESNLPPFARVASQFSNLQSFTLAYMLELSQRVISHQMIVTAMAALIAYAIVNRWVRVSTFVLLALLVVPMWQQVDGIAAGTAATRIAGGTAGTPGPAGVDSAAVAGDKDAQLAGFREQESKRQVSFGKLAAAPDAQFDIIVLHICSLAWDDLDVAKARNHPLLSRFDFLFKDFSSAASYSGPAAIRLLRASCGQQSHQALYSQAPAQCHLFEDLALAGFDVKMLMNHDGHFDNFLDVVQKEIGVPDVKPEPTAGLPVAMRAFDNSPILDDYAVLENWYKGRLAQKGGPMALYYNTVSLHDGNRLPGQKLTSLESYPLRVNKLLGDVDKLIELIGRSGRKAVVVFVPEHGAALRGDENQIAGMREIPSPRIVHVPVGVKLVGLPAPAAGQPLTIEAPSSFLALVQLLSNIVADSPFRPSAPALPQYANELPQTQMIGEGDDTVMLRRRNDYVVRGADGIWLEGKL, from the coding sequence ATGGGACTCTGGAACCTCTACTTCGCAGCCAAGCTCTACCTGTACGCGACCGGACAGGTCGCACCGAAATGGCTGTTCAATATTCTGTTCGCGTCCGTGCTGCTGTTCCCGCTGCGTCGCCGCTGGCTGCGCCTGTTGCGGCAGTGCCTGGCCTTGCCTGCGGGTGCCGCCTTGCTGTACTGGGAATCAAACCTGCCGCCCTTCGCTCGCGTGGCCTCCCAGTTTTCAAATCTGCAGAGCTTCACGCTTGCCTACATGCTGGAGTTGTCCCAGCGAGTCATCAGCCATCAGATGATCGTCACGGCAATGGCGGCGCTAATCGCATACGCCATTGTCAACCGCTGGGTGCGCGTCTCGACGTTTGTTCTGCTTGCGCTGCTGGTGGTGCCGATGTGGCAGCAGGTTGACGGCATCGCTGCTGGCACGGCCGCTACGCGGATAGCGGGCGGTACGGCGGGCACGCCCGGCCCCGCCGGCGTGGACAGCGCGGCAGTTGCCGGCGACAAGGATGCCCAGCTGGCAGGATTCCGCGAGCAGGAATCGAAGCGGCAGGTGAGTTTCGGCAAGCTCGCGGCAGCCCCTGACGCCCAGTTCGACATCATCGTGCTGCATATCTGCTCGCTCGCCTGGGACGATCTCGATGTCGCGAAGGCACGCAATCATCCGCTGCTGTCGCGCTTCGACTTTCTGTTCAAGGACTTCAGTTCCGCGGCAAGCTATAGCGGGCCAGCAGCCATCCGGCTGCTGCGCGCGTCGTGCGGCCAGCAATCGCACCAGGCGCTCTACAGTCAGGCGCCGGCACAGTGCCACCTCTTCGAGGATCTGGCCCTGGCCGGCTTTGATGTAAAGATGTTGATGAATCACGACGGACACTTCGACAACTTCCTCGACGTCGTACAGAAGGAAATCGGCGTGCCGGATGTGAAGCCCGAGCCGACCGCGGGGCTGCCGGTGGCAATGCGTGCCTTCGATAACTCGCCTATCCTCGACGACTATGCCGTGCTGGAGAACTGGTACAAGGGCCGTCTCGCGCAAAAAGGCGGCCCGATGGCCCTGTACTACAACACCGTGTCCCTGCACGACGGCAATCGCCTGCCTGGCCAGAAGCTGACCAGCCTCGAGTCCTATCCGCTTCGGGTCAACAAGTTGCTGGGCGATGTGGACAAGCTGATCGAACTGATTGGCCGCTCGGGGCGAAAGGCGGTAGTCGTCTTCGTGCCCGAGCACGGGGCAGCGCTGCGCGGTGACGAAAACCAGATCGCCGGCATGCGCGAGATCCCGTCGCCGCGCATTGTGCATGTCCCGGTGGGCGTCAAGCTGGTAGGCCTGCCGGCGCCGGCGGCGGGCCAGCCGCTGACAATCGAGGCGCCGAGCAGTTTCCTTGCATTGGTGCAGTTGCTTTCGAATATTGTGGCCGACAGTCCGTTCCGGCCCAGTGCGCCCGCGCTGCCTCAGTATGCGAACGAACTGCCCCAGACGCAGATGATTGGCGAAGGGGACGACACTGTCATGCTCAGGCGCCGCAATGACTATGTTGTCCGCGGGGCGGACGGCATATGGCTAGAAGGTAAGCTATGA